A window from Ovis canadensis isolate MfBH-ARS-UI-01 breed Bighorn chromosome 4, ARS-UI_OviCan_v2, whole genome shotgun sequence encodes these proteins:
- the LOC138439342 gene encoding uncharacterized protein, whose product MYRFRSQLFTGISAAAIAHSYPRRFSPLLLAEDSPLSRPSHRRTSKKCSSIG is encoded by the coding sequence ATGTATCGTTTCCGATCACAGCTCTTCACGGGGATTTCTGCTGCCGCCATCGCCCACTCTTACCCGCGCCGCTTCTCGCCTCTGTTGTTAGCCGAAGACTCGCCTCTCAGCCGCCCGTCGCACAGACGCACGAGTAAAAAGTGCAGCTCCATCGGCTGA